The Bernardetia litoralis DSM 6794 genome includes a window with the following:
- a CDS encoding DUF2461 domain-containing protein, producing MLPLTLTFLKKLHQNNNREWFKEHKKEYETAKAEFSVLVTALLEYFTNQIDPAFSTLTAKDCIFRLNRDVRFSKDKTPYKTYFSAVLHPEGRKTEKPLIYLHIAPTNNSFLAVGVFQPNKEYLKKIREEIDYNADELKAIFNKKEFKNYFNNFEKMANGVLKTAPRGYPKDHENIELLRLKHFVVQKSITDKQLLSNNISTKIAEIAMAGQSLNGWLNVVWEETVENLEN from the coding sequence ATGCTTCCCCTAACACTAACTTTCCTCAAAAAACTGCATCAAAATAATAACAGAGAATGGTTTAAAGAACATAAAAAAGAATATGAGACTGCAAAAGCAGAATTTTCGGTTTTGGTTACAGCTCTTTTAGAATATTTTACCAATCAAATCGACCCTGCTTTTTCTACACTTACAGCCAAAGATTGTATTTTCAGACTTAATAGAGATGTTCGTTTTAGCAAAGATAAAACACCTTACAAAACTTATTTTAGTGCTGTTTTGCACCCAGAAGGACGAAAAACAGAAAAACCATTGATTTATTTACATATTGCTCCTACTAATAATTCTTTCTTAGCTGTTGGAGTATTTCAACCAAATAAAGAATATCTCAAAAAAATTAGAGAAGAAATAGATTATAATGCCGATGAACTAAAGGCTATTTTTAATAAAAAAGAATTTAAAAATTACTTTAATAATTTTGAAAAAATGGCAAATGGAGTTTTGAAAACTGCTCCTCGTGGCTATCCAAAAGACCACGAAAATATTGAATTGCTTAGGCTAAAACATTTTGTGGTACAAAAATCAATTACTGATAAACAGCTTTTATCAAATAATATTTCTACCAAAATAGCCGAAATTGCAATGGCAGGACAATCTTTGAATGGTTGGCTGAATGTAGTTTGGGAGGAAACTGTGGAGAACTTAGAGAATTAA
- a CDS encoding YoaK family protein, with translation MLFRTQDKRRSFFHDLGLAALLSMAAGSVNSAGFFAFDVLTTNVTGHMALLANDLVAHNWQAAYMKAIWMSLFLLGAFVSSLIMQGFHNYPRLAHLVPLLIEISILGTTIYFGYHFYDYGSMLSQFLAGSLLFAMGLQNSLITIVSGSVIRTTHLTGLFTDLGINLARLVIPHKKQENSIINKKLLLLFTIALNFFIGGVTGGFLFASYLFLAFIFPLSILIMALIYDIATFPPLPELEKEI, from the coding sequence ATGTTATTTCGCACTCAAGATAAAAGAAGAAGTTTTTTTCATGATTTAGGACTGGCTGCACTTTTATCTATGGCTGCTGGTTCTGTCAATTCGGCTGGTTTTTTTGCTTTTGATGTTCTTACTACGAATGTTACAGGACACATGGCACTTTTGGCAAATGATTTAGTTGCTCATAATTGGCAGGCTGCTTATATGAAAGCAATTTGGATGAGTTTGTTTTTATTAGGAGCATTTGTTTCTAGCCTGATTATGCAAGGTTTTCATAATTATCCACGTCTTGCTCACTTAGTTCCTTTGTTGATAGAAATCAGTATTTTGGGAACAACTATCTATTTTGGTTATCATTTTTATGATTATGGTTCTATGTTATCACAATTTTTAGCTGGAAGTCTTCTTTTTGCTATGGGGCTTCAAAACTCTTTGATTACGATTGTTTCGGGTTCAGTAATTCGTACTACTCATCTTACTGGATTATTTACCGATTTAGGTATCAACCTTGCTCGTCTTGTTATTCCTCATAAAAAGCAAGAAAATAGTATTATTAATAAAAAATTACTTTTATTGTTTACGATTGCACTTAATTTTTTTATTGGTGGTGTAACAGGAGGATTTTTATTTGCTTCTTATCTTTTTTTAGCTTTCATATTTCCTCTATCAATTCTAATTATGGCTTTAATTTATGATATAGCTACCTTTCCACCTCTTCCTGAATTGGAAAAAGAGATATAA